In Mastigocladopsis repens PCC 10914, a single window of DNA contains:
- a CDS encoding ferrochelatase, which translates to MVATPEKLQQTHDQLPVSGQHRVAVLLMGYGEVESYEDFANYNEQALNLLTAKFAPVPTWVYPPLARLLALFDRHEWGHQHHDFISPHNAIFEKQRAGIENNLQAKWGEGVKVFKAFNFCAPFLPNQVLAEIKNQGFDKILIYPLLVVDSIFTSGIAIEQVNNALAELTDGDEHWVKGVRYIPSFYNEPAYIDLIARLVEEKITADLASAYLPSQIGIVLMNHGCPHKAKGFTSGITESQILYDLVREELINRYPLISIGWLNHDTPLIEWTLPNVEQAAKNLIQLGAKAVIFMPIGFATENHETLLDVHHIIHALHKKHPGVNYVQMPCVNDHSEFLAMAAEWANAHLGELLAQATTVNPQLAVAHHHHHHH; encoded by the coding sequence GTGGTTGCCACACCAGAAAAACTACAGCAAACGCACGACCAATTGCCAGTCTCAGGTCAACACCGAGTAGCAGTATTACTCATGGGCTACGGCGAAGTCGAAAGTTATGAAGATTTCGCCAACTATAACGAACAAGCTTTAAATCTGCTGACAGCAAAATTTGCACCCGTACCTACCTGGGTTTATCCTCCCCTAGCGCGGCTTTTGGCATTATTTGACCGTCATGAGTGGGGACATCAGCACCATGATTTTATTTCCCCACACAATGCCATCTTTGAAAAACAACGGGCTGGTATTGAAAACAACTTACAAGCCAAGTGGGGTGAAGGTGTTAAAGTTTTTAAAGCTTTCAACTTCTGCGCTCCTTTCCTACCCAACCAAGTCTTGGCAGAAATCAAAAACCAAGGCTTTGACAAAATACTTATCTATCCACTGCTAGTTGTCGATTCGATCTTCACTAGTGGTATTGCCATTGAGCAAGTCAACAATGCTTTAGCTGAGTTGACAGATGGTGATGAACACTGGGTCAAAGGAGTGCGCTATATCCCGTCCTTCTACAACGAACCAGCTTACATCGATTTGATAGCGCGTCTTGTGGAAGAGAAAATTACCGCTGACTTAGCCAGTGCTTACCTACCTTCTCAAATTGGCATTGTGCTGATGAACCACGGTTGTCCTCACAAAGCTAAAGGATTTACCTCTGGAATTACGGAAAGTCAAATACTCTACGACTTAGTACGTGAGGAATTAATCAACCGCTATCCGCTCATTTCCATTGGCTGGCTCAACCACGATACACCCTTAATTGAATGGACGCTGCCAAATGTTGAACAAGCGGCAAAAAACCTCATTCAATTAGGTGCCAAAGCGGTTATATTTATGCCGATTGGCTTTGCTACAGAAAATCATGAAACTCTACTAGATGTACACCACATCATTCATGCTTTACACAAAAAACATCCTGGTGTCAACTACGTGCAGATGCCTTGCGTTAACGACCATTCTGAGTTCTTAGCAATGGCAGCAGAATGGGCAAATGCTCATCTTGGGGAGTTATTGGCACAAGCAACGACGGTTAACCCCCAGTTAGCTGTAGCGCATCATCATCACCATCATCACTAA
- a CDS encoding MFS transporter, which translates to MFPTEPAAVNKGFIAVLKNRDFMLLWIGQLLSQLGDKVFFVLMVALLENYPPLPGLAQNTMYSALMVAFTLPAILFGSAGGVFVDRFPKKLTLVGSNVLQALLALLIAFLPRDFLILLILTFAISTLAQFFAPAEQAAIPVLVRKENFMAANALYSSTMMGALIVGFAIGEPILSLAKHWLGPDYGQELVVCVLYLVSGAAIQPINFKKDKSSAGDRRDIINPWADFKEGLRYLKKNRLVLNALLQLTTLYCVFAALMVLTIRLAAEFGLKEKQFGFFLAAAGVGMVLGAGILGHWGDKLHQKPLPLIGFLIMGLVLGVFSFTHNLLLAFALCALLGIGAAFIGVPMQTLIQQQTPPTMHGKVFGFQNHAVNIALSVPLAITGPVTDALGLRIVLVGMSVVVVSVGVWAWQNTRRVLQDVILK; encoded by the coding sequence ATGTTTCCAACTGAACCTGCTGCTGTTAATAAAGGGTTTATTGCCGTTCTCAAAAACCGTGATTTCATGCTGCTGTGGATTGGGCAGTTGTTGTCCCAGTTAGGAGATAAAGTCTTTTTTGTTTTGATGGTTGCTCTTTTGGAGAACTACCCACCCCTTCCAGGGTTAGCACAGAACACAATGTACTCAGCTTTGATGGTAGCATTTACGTTGCCGGCAATTTTGTTTGGTTCTGCAGGTGGTGTCTTTGTTGACCGTTTCCCTAAAAAACTTACCTTAGTTGGCTCTAATGTGTTGCAGGCACTGTTGGCGCTCTTGATTGCGTTTTTGCCGAGAGATTTTCTGATTTTATTGATACTCACTTTTGCAATTTCTACGCTGGCACAGTTTTTTGCTCCGGCAGAGCAGGCTGCCATCCCTGTTTTGGTGAGAAAAGAAAATTTTATGGCAGCTAATGCGCTGTATAGCAGCACAATGATGGGAGCTTTAATTGTTGGCTTTGCAATCGGTGAGCCGATATTGAGTTTGGCTAAACACTGGTTGGGACCAGACTATGGTCAAGAATTGGTAGTCTGTGTATTATACCTGGTGTCAGGAGCTGCTATACAGCCGATTAACTTTAAAAAAGACAAATCTTCTGCTGGCGATCGCCGGGACATAATCAACCCTTGGGCTGACTTTAAAGAGGGCTTGCGCTATCTCAAGAAAAATCGTCTGGTGTTGAATGCCTTGCTGCAACTAACAACTTTGTACTGTGTGTTTGCTGCGTTAATGGTCTTGACAATTAGATTAGCAGCAGAGTTTGGTTTAAAGGAAAAACAATTTGGCTTTTTCTTAGCAGCAGCTGGGGTAGGGATGGTATTGGGAGCAGGAATTTTGGGTCATTGGGGTGATAAGCTTCACCAGAAGCCCTTACCGCTGATTGGATTTTTGATCATGGGGCTGGTTTTAGGAGTGTTCAGTTTTACCCATAACTTGTTATTGGCTTTTGCACTTTGTGCATTATTGGGTATAGGCGCTGCTTTCATTGGCGTACCGATGCAAACTCTCATTCAACAGCAAACACCACCCACAATGCATGGTAAGGTGTTTGGGTTTCAAAATCATGCGGTCAATATAGCCCTTTCAGTACCACTCGCAATCACAGGTCCGGTCACTGATGCTTTAGGCTTGCGAATTGTACTAGTGGGAATGAGTGTTGTAGTGGTATCAGTAGGCGTTTGGGCTTGGCAAAATACTCGTCGAGTCTTGCAAGATGTTATTTTAAAATGA
- the ilvB gene encoding biosynthetic-type acetolactate synthase large subunit, translated as MTVRSPSQISLPQTENQSIDHISISPVVTPKRASGGFALLDSLKRHGVEYIFGYPGGAILPIYDDLYKVEATDGGIKHILVRHEQGAAHAADGYARATGKVGVCFGTSGPGATNLVTGIATAYMDSIPMVIVTGQVSRAVIGTDAFQETDIYGITLPIVKHSYVVRDPRDMARIVAEAFHIASTGRPGPVLIDVPKDVALEEFDYVPVEKGKVKLPGYRPTIKGNPRQINAAIQLIRESRRPLLYVGGGAIASSAHEEIKQLAEIFNIPVSTTFMGIGAFDEHHPLSLGMLGMHGTAYANFAVTDCDLLICVGARFDDRVTSKLDEFATRAKVIHIDIDPAEVGKNRVPDVPIVGDVRKVLLDLLRRVQQAGTKDTHNQTQEWLNLINRWKEEYPLEVPHHADSMSPQEVIVEIARQAPDAYYTTDVGQHQMWSAQFLKNGPRRWISSGGLGTMGFGLPAAIGAKVAFPDEQVICISGDASFQMNLQELGTAAQYGINVKTVIINNGWQGMVRQWQEAFYGERYSCSNMEVGMPDIEHLAKAYGIKGMVIKSREELKDAIAEMLAHHGPVIVNAYVTKDENCYPMVAPGKSNAQMIGLPRQPQKASPEPVFCSNCGAKNSHNNNFCPECGTKL; from the coding sequence TTGACTGTGCGTTCGCCTTCCCAAATTAGTCTCCCACAAACCGAAAATCAAAGCATCGACCATATCTCAATCTCGCCAGTTGTGACGCCCAAACGTGCCTCTGGTGGTTTCGCCCTGCTTGATAGTCTCAAGCGCCACGGCGTTGAGTATATTTTTGGTTATCCTGGTGGTGCAATTCTGCCGATTTACGACGACCTGTACAAAGTAGAAGCAACTGATGGTGGCATTAAGCACATCTTGGTGCGACACGAACAAGGTGCAGCACACGCCGCCGATGGCTACGCCCGTGCTACGGGGAAGGTAGGTGTGTGCTTTGGAACTTCTGGTCCTGGGGCGACTAATTTGGTAACGGGCATTGCCACCGCTTATATGGACTCAATCCCGATGGTCATTGTCACAGGACAGGTATCACGGGCAGTGATTGGTACAGATGCGTTTCAGGAAACTGATATTTACGGCATTACGCTACCAATAGTCAAGCATTCCTATGTCGTGCGCGATCCCAGAGATATGGCACGCATTGTTGCCGAAGCCTTCCACATCGCCAGCACTGGACGTCCGGGACCAGTTTTGATTGATGTTCCCAAGGATGTGGCGTTGGAAGAATTTGACTATGTGCCTGTGGAAAAGGGAAAAGTGAAGTTACCAGGATATCGTCCTACGATAAAGGGAAATCCACGCCAGATTAACGCAGCGATACAGTTGATTCGAGAAAGTCGCCGTCCGCTATTGTATGTTGGTGGTGGTGCGATCGCTTCAAGCGCACACGAGGAAATTAAACAACTTGCAGAAATTTTCAATATCCCCGTCAGCACAACATTCATGGGTATCGGTGCCTTTGATGAACATCATCCCCTGTCTTTGGGAATGTTGGGAATGCACGGCACCGCCTACGCTAACTTTGCTGTCACAGATTGTGACTTGCTGATTTGTGTTGGTGCAAGATTTGATGATCGTGTGACAAGCAAGTTGGATGAATTCGCCACCCGCGCTAAAGTGATTCACATCGACATCGACCCGGCGGAAGTTGGCAAAAACCGCGTTCCTGATGTACCCATCGTCGGCGATGTGCGGAAAGTGTTGCTTGACTTGTTGCGTCGCGTTCAGCAAGCAGGTACAAAGGATACACACAACCAAACACAAGAGTGGCTGAACCTGATCAACCGCTGGAAGGAAGAGTATCCTCTGGAGGTGCCGCACCATGCTGATAGTATGTCGCCGCAAGAGGTGATTGTAGAAATCGCACGCCAAGCACCCGACGCCTACTACACCACAGATGTAGGTCAACATCAAATGTGGTCGGCACAATTCCTCAAGAATGGTCCCCGGCGTTGGATTTCCAGTGGTGGTTTGGGAACGATGGGTTTTGGCTTGCCAGCAGCCATCGGCGCTAAGGTAGCGTTTCCCGATGAACAAGTCATCTGTATTAGCGGTGACGCCAGTTTCCAGATGAATTTACAGGAACTAGGAACAGCAGCACAGTATGGCATAAATGTCAAGACTGTGATTATCAATAACGGCTGGCAGGGAATGGTGCGCCAGTGGCAAGAAGCCTTCTACGGCGAGCGTTACTCCTGCTCGAATATGGAAGTAGGAATGCCAGACATCGAACATTTGGCAAAGGCGTATGGCATCAAGGGCATGGTGATCAAAAGCCGGGAGGAATTGAAAGATGCGATCGCCGAAATGCTAGCACATCATGGTCCAGTTATCGTCAATGCCTACGTGACCAAAGACGAAAACTGTTACCCAATGGTCGCTCCTGGAAAGAGTAATGCCCAGATGATTGGCTTGCCACGCCAGCCACAGAAAGCCTCACCAGAGCCAGTTTTTTGCAGCAACTGCGGTGCGAAAAACTCACATAATAACAACTTCTGCCCTGAGTGCGGGACTAAGTTGTAG
- a CDS encoding glycoside hydrolase family 65 protein has protein sequence MLYLSTQTSQNNQQLIDSNGWNVIETEFNPSQLHHKETVFTLGNGYLGTRGTFEEGYPSDSQATIIHGIYDDVAIASTELVNCPSWLSLVVKVGEERFRLDAGEILFYERRLDMRLGLLNREVRWRSPQGHTLDFHFERFASLADQHVLAIRCQITSQDFEGDISIEIEFNPDQNTQGVKHWKTLNQGSAGNLIWLHTQTLHSGMQLGLAAKLVAEGEDAVSVSEQETSVFPCLTKTFQCSPGQTVSVEKIITLFTSRQTETPMAAALNRLADEPSYPTLLAAHIAAWEQVWQNSDIVIEGDRKAQLSVRYNLFQLLAVAPRQDDRVSIPPKTLSGFAYSGHIFWDTEIFILPFLTLTQPALARNLLTYRYHTLAGARRKAKEAGYAGAMYAWESATTGDEVTPRWVPGRNGELIRIWCGDIEVHISTDVAYAAWNYWRHTGDDEWMRDYGAEMILDTAVFWESRVEWNPERNCYDIRDVIGPDENHDRVDNNAFTNLMTQWHLHSALMLWNWLHQAYPDSAAQLALKLNLGTERFERWAFIAKHLYVNQDSETGLMEQFEGFFQLEDINWADYEPRTKSMQSLLGIEATSQRQILKQPDVLMLFYLLRDVYDRKTLQTNWDYYNPRTDHTYGSSLGPAINAILACDLNQPQEAYTHFMRSALVDLEDVRRNAAEGVHSASAGGVWQAVIFGFAGVRMTQFGPVACPNLPLGWTRLKFRLQWCNEWYEFDLQPEKIQSFAEVKQTLEAMQHS, from the coding sequence ATGCTCTACCTCTCAACTCAGACTTCCCAAAACAATCAGCAACTTATTGACTCCAATGGCTGGAATGTGATTGAAACAGAGTTCAATCCCAGCCAGCTGCATCACAAAGAAACCGTCTTCACCCTTGGCAACGGCTACTTGGGAACACGAGGAACCTTCGAGGAAGGATACCCCAGTGATTCCCAAGCAACAATCATTCACGGAATTTATGATGATGTTGCGATCGCCAGCACAGAACTTGTCAACTGCCCCAGCTGGCTGTCCTTAGTTGTAAAAGTGGGAGAAGAACGCTTCCGTCTTGACGCTGGCGAAATCCTTTTCTATGAGCGTCGCCTCGATATGCGCTTGGGTCTTTTAAACCGGGAGGTAAGGTGGCGATCTCCGCAAGGTCATACTTTGGATTTCCACTTTGAGCGTTTCGCCAGTCTAGCCGATCAACACGTTTTGGCTATCCGTTGTCAAATCACATCCCAAGACTTTGAGGGTGACATCTCAATCGAAATTGAGTTTAACCCTGACCAGAATACCCAAGGTGTCAAACACTGGAAAACCCTCAACCAAGGAAGTGCAGGAAATCTTATCTGGCTACACACTCAAACGCTCCATTCTGGAATGCAACTTGGTCTGGCAGCTAAACTGGTAGCCGAGGGTGAAGATGCGGTATCGGTCAGCGAACAAGAAACTTCTGTTTTTCCATGCTTAACAAAAACCTTTCAATGCTCACCAGGACAAACGGTGAGTGTTGAAAAGATTATCACCCTGTTTACTTCGCGCCAAACAGAAACCCCGATGGCAGCAGCCTTAAATAGGCTGGCTGATGAACCAAGCTACCCCACCCTGCTCGCTGCTCACATCGCTGCATGGGAGCAGGTGTGGCAAAACAGTGACATAGTTATTGAAGGCGATCGCAAAGCACAGTTGAGCGTCCGTTACAACCTTTTCCAATTGCTGGCTGTTGCACCACGTCAGGACGACCGAGTCAGCATCCCTCCAAAAACCCTCTCTGGTTTTGCCTATAGCGGACACATCTTCTGGGATACAGAAATTTTTATCCTTCCCTTCCTGACCTTAACTCAACCCGCGTTAGCACGTAACCTACTGACCTACCGCTACCACACTTTAGCTGGAGCGCGACGAAAAGCCAAAGAAGCAGGATACGCCGGAGCAATGTATGCTTGGGAAAGTGCCACCACTGGTGATGAAGTGACTCCCCGGTGGGTTCCAGGTCGAAACGGTGAGTTAATTCGCATCTGGTGTGGCGACATTGAAGTGCATATCAGTACAGATGTTGCTTATGCTGCTTGGAACTACTGGCGGCACACGGGTGATGATGAATGGATGCGCGATTATGGTGCAGAAATGATCCTAGATACAGCGGTTTTCTGGGAAAGTCGAGTTGAGTGGAACCCAGAGCGCAATTGTTACGATATCCGTGATGTCATTGGACCTGATGAAAATCACGATCGCGTAGACAATAACGCCTTCACCAATCTCATGACGCAATGGCACCTACACTCAGCATTGATGCTGTGGAACTGGCTGCATCAGGCTTACCCCGACTCAGCAGCACAACTGGCGCTAAAACTCAACTTAGGAACTGAACGCTTTGAACGCTGGGCGTTTATTGCTAAACATCTTTATGTTAACCAAGACTCAGAAACTGGTTTGATGGAGCAATTTGAAGGCTTTTTCCAGCTAGAAGATATTAACTGGGCTGATTATGAACCCCGCACCAAATCAATGCAGAGTCTTTTAGGAATTGAAGCCACAAGTCAAAGACAGATTCTCAAACAGCCAGATGTATTGATGCTTTTCTACTTGCTGCGTGATGTTTACGACCGGAAAACCCTCCAAACCAACTGGGACTATTACAACCCACGCACCGACCACACCTATGGTTCTTCCCTCGGTCCAGCCATTAACGCTATCTTGGCTTGTGACCTGAATCAACCACAAGAAGCGTATACCCACTTTATGCGGTCAGCGTTAGTGGATTTGGAAGATGTACGGCGTAACGCAGCTGAAGGAGTTCACTCCGCTAGTGCTGGTGGAGTTTGGCAAGCTGTGATCTTTGGGTTTGCGGGTGTTCGGATGACTCAATTTGGTCCTGTTGCTTGTCCAAATCTGCCCCTTGGCTGGACGCGCTTAAAGTTTCGTCTGCAATGGTGTAACGAGTGGTATGAATTCGACCTGCAACCAGAAAAAATACAAAGCTTTGCCGAGGTCAAGCAAACTTTAGAAGCGATGCAGCACTCGTAG
- a CDS encoding cupin domain-containing protein: MAASTVIPVHFHPCDEYVYVLDGTIETGGRVCTPGTFWFTPANTKNDPHRAITSVEMLTIRLGKMGVFGQLG, translated from the coding sequence ATGGCTGCTAGCACAGTCATTCCAGTTCATTTTCATCCCTGTGACGAGTATGTCTATGTCCTTGACGGAACTATCGAAACAGGTGGACGTGTATGCACACCGGGAACATTCTGGTTTACACCTGCTAACACTAAAAATGATCCCCATAGAGCAATCACATCTGTCGAAATGTTGACGATTCGTCTTGGTAAGATGGGAGTTTTTGGGCAGTTAGGTTAA
- a CDS encoding SRPBCC family protein — translation MMCQPSIVTWTLKPVNGGTRLQLEHKGLRQEFIRSSEPMRLFQPWQSQFMYESRSITQIAPATHNTSVQSLPVGRYELLDSILLYYFLNGGWDYKLNERLSQILFATHQITE, via the coding sequence ATGATGTGCCAGCCTTCAATTGTCACCTGGACGCTAAAGCCTGTGAATGGTGGCACCCGACTGCAACTTGAACATAAAGGGTTGAGGCAAGAATTCATCAGGTCGAGTGAACCAATGCGCCTTTTCCAACCTTGGCAGAGCCAATTCATGTATGAGTCGAGATCGATAACTCAGATAGCACCAGCTACTCACAATACTTCTGTTCAGTCACTACCTGTTGGTAGGTATGAGCTATTGGATAGTATTCTTCTGTATTACTTTCTCAATGGTGGATGGGATTACAAACTCAATGAAAGGTTGTCACAAATATTGTTTGCAACGCATCAAATAACTGAATAA
- a CDS encoding ArsR/SmtB family transcription factor: MSRLAANADVFAAIADPTRRAILDRLRAGEQPVKQLAEPFAMSLPAISQHLQVLCEAGLVQMRKAGRQRLYRLNPEPLKQVSEWVAHYEQFWQEKLDALGNYLEESSCSET; encoded by the coding sequence ATGAGTAGACTTGCTGCCAATGCTGATGTTTTTGCAGCGATCGCAGATCCAACACGACGGGCGATATTGGATCGGTTACGTGCTGGTGAGCAACCAGTCAAACAGTTAGCTGAACCTTTTGCGATGAGTTTGCCAGCGATTTCTCAGCATTTGCAAGTGCTTTGTGAAGCTGGTTTAGTACAGATGCGAAAAGCAGGGCGACAGCGTTTGTATAGGCTGAACCCGGAACCTTTAAAGCAGGTGTCTGAGTGGGTTGCACATTACGAACAGTTCTGGCAAGAAAAACTGGATGCCCTTGGCAACTATTTGGAGGAAAGTTCATGCTCCGAAACTTGA
- a CDS encoding response regulator transcription factor has product MKKILVIEDRVQTRQLFLEWLKAAGFYTIGAENGLIGIQRAQEELPDLIISEIIMAKLNGYSLLTTLRQNSATAIIPFIFVTAKGTRADIRKGMELGADDYLTKPCTVEELLSAISACLERQATRQKSYSAHFQQILEPPEAGIKTAADPQLIFPSAPQLRQVFHLIEENYHQSLTLNDVASAIGYSPSYLTNLVRRQTGQTVQSWIIERRMAAARSLLLETDHRVEDIAAKVGYKSIVHFFRQFRRHHGTTPQAWRKLHLTYTNNSDKRVSSINR; this is encoded by the coding sequence ATGAAAAAAATTCTAGTGATTGAAGATAGGGTCCAAACCCGACAACTTTTTCTAGAATGGCTCAAAGCTGCAGGTTTCTACACTATAGGTGCGGAAAATGGTCTGATTGGTATCCAGCGAGCACAGGAAGAGTTACCCGATTTGATAATCAGCGAAATTATCATGGCAAAACTCAATGGTTACAGTCTCCTGACCACGTTGCGTCAAAACTCAGCCACAGCGATTATCCCCTTTATTTTTGTCACTGCTAAAGGGACTCGGGCTGACATCCGCAAAGGCATGGAACTGGGAGCAGATGATTATCTGACTAAACCCTGTACGGTAGAGGAATTACTCAGTGCGATCTCCGCCTGCTTGGAAAGACAAGCCACTCGCCAAAAGTCTTACTCTGCACACTTCCAGCAAATTCTAGAACCACCGGAAGCTGGCATTAAGACAGCGGCTGACCCTCAGTTGATCTTTCCGTCTGCCCCTCAGTTGAGACAGGTCTTCCACCTCATTGAAGAGAATTATCATCAATCGCTTACCCTCAATGACGTGGCTAGTGCTATTGGTTATTCTCCGAGTTACCTCACTAATTTAGTGCGACGTCAAACAGGACAAACTGTGCAAAGCTGGATTATCGAGCGTCGGATGGCAGCAGCACGTTCCTTACTTTTGGAAACTGATCATAGAGTTGAAGATATTGCTGCTAAGGTGGGTTATAAATCTATAGTTCATTTCTTCCGCCAATTTAGAAGGCATCACGGGACAACGCCTCAAGCTTGGAGAAAGTTGCACCTAACTTATACAAACAACAGCGACAAAAGAGTTAGTTCCATCAACAGATAG
- the aroF gene encoding 3-deoxy-7-phosphoheptulonate synthase, which translates to MIISMKSGTPVAEIERICQEIQRWNITPEKCVGQHKVVIGLIGDTSEIDPRQVQNLSSFIEQVLRVKKPFKRASLEFRYGEPSDVVVPTPNGPVTFGQNHAVVVVAGPCSVENEEMIVDTALAVKAAGAQFLRGGAFKPRTSPYAFQGHGESALSLLALAREATGLGIITEVMDTSDIDKVASVADVVQIGARNMQNFSLLKKVGAVGKPVLLKRGLAATIEDWLMSAEYILAAGNPNVILCERGIRTFDKQYTRNTLDISAIPVLRTLTHLPIMIDPSHATGKSEFVPTMAMAAIAAGTDSLMIEVHPNPAKALSDGPQSLTVEAFEQLMPELTALGKFFGRGTQNNNATAMPKSASRVSSTV; encoded by the coding sequence ATGATTATTAGCATGAAATCCGGTACTCCTGTAGCAGAAATTGAACGGATCTGCCAAGAAATTCAACGTTGGAACATAACCCCAGAAAAATGTGTTGGTCAGCACAAAGTGGTGATTGGTTTAATCGGCGATACATCAGAGATTGACCCAAGACAAGTACAAAATCTAAGCTCTTTTATTGAGCAAGTTCTACGGGTGAAAAAGCCCTTTAAACGGGCTTCTTTAGAATTTCGTTATGGTGAACCAAGTGATGTCGTTGTACCAACACCAAATGGACCTGTAACCTTTGGTCAAAATCATGCTGTGGTCGTTGTAGCTGGACCTTGTTCCGTAGAAAACGAAGAAATGATTGTAGATACAGCGCTAGCAGTAAAAGCAGCCGGAGCGCAGTTTCTTCGCGGAGGAGCTTTTAAGCCTCGGACCTCACCTTACGCTTTTCAAGGTCACGGTGAGAGTGCGCTATCGCTGTTAGCTTTAGCTCGTGAAGCCACAGGTTTGGGGATTATCACCGAAGTCATGGATACATCTGACATCGATAAGGTTGCATCTGTCGCAGATGTGGTGCAAATCGGTGCGCGCAATATGCAAAATTTCTCGCTCCTGAAGAAAGTAGGGGCAGTAGGTAAGCCAGTTCTCCTCAAACGCGGACTTGCAGCCACGATTGAAGATTGGTTGATGTCAGCTGAGTACATTTTGGCAGCAGGCAACCCCAATGTGATTTTGTGTGAGCGGGGTATTCGCACCTTTGACAAACAGTATACGCGCAATACCCTTGATATATCTGCGATTCCAGTATTGCGAACCCTGACTCACTTGCCCATCATGATTGATCCCAGCCATGCCACTGGCAAATCAGAGTTTGTACCAACGATGGCAATGGCGGCTATAGCAGCTGGTACAGATTCGTTAATGATTGAGGTTCATCCCAACCCGGCGAAGGCGCTTTCAGATGGTCCTCAGTCTCTGACGGTGGAAGCATTTGAACAATTAATGCCTGAGTTGACTGCTTTGGGTAAATTCTTTGGTCGTGGGACTCAAAACAATAACGCCACTGCAATGCCGAAGTCGGCTTCTAGAGTTTCCTCGACTGTTTGA